In a single window of the Verrucomicrobiia bacterium genome:
- a CDS encoding ABC transporter permease encodes MTFLPIVERELRIAARRQMSYWLRVIAAAFMLLMFVMTLVLFTMSSPFGSPGQAQFSTLRWIAFIFVCSTGVFFTSDSLSEEKREGTLGLLFLTDLHGYDVVLGKLMSHSLQAFYSLLAALPILALPLLVGGVTGTEFARSLLVICNTLFLSLAVGIFASSISREVMKTMNATLFINLALLVGLPWLDLGLTHWDDTKFKPITSVLSPGFLFEHAGDLKGSFWSYLGLQNLLAWIFLAAAAICIPRAWQEKTASAKGPRRSMIQWWRYGGRKARLAFRRKTLSRDSILWLALRDLWMARLIWLAVLIAALWMGMDLYIWDSQKAYNALSSAHALLVVVIMLWVASQACRFFVESSRNGALELILVTPVKPRQIVFAQWKAICRNFWLPVLVILAMQVVSLVHEISNARHLLTPPSTPLDTYWIISGICGLVTLAGDFLAMAWFGMWMGVTSRKASMAILKTVCFVVVLPYLIQMFIMVFGMMSAGRARLPFWIGVVFAGIFELVKNIFLIWWARNQLLTRFAERVARGNETMIHRPQLSSRTAPITVAPPIIT; translated from the coding sequence ATGACCTTTCTGCCCATAGTTGAACGCGAATTGCGGATCGCCGCGCGCCGGCAGATGAGCTATTGGCTGCGGGTGATCGCGGCCGCGTTCATGTTGCTGATGTTCGTGATGACGCTGGTGCTGTTTACGATGTCGTCGCCATTCGGAAGCCCGGGGCAGGCGCAATTCAGCACACTCAGATGGATCGCCTTCATTTTTGTTTGTTCGACGGGAGTATTTTTTACCTCGGATTCGTTAAGCGAAGAAAAACGCGAAGGCACGTTGGGTTTGCTTTTTCTCACTGATTTGCATGGTTACGACGTGGTGCTGGGCAAACTGATGTCGCACTCACTCCAGGCATTTTACAGCCTGTTGGCGGCACTGCCGATTCTCGCGCTGCCTTTGCTGGTCGGCGGCGTCACCGGAACGGAATTCGCTCGCTCGCTCCTGGTAATTTGCAACACGCTTTTTCTTTCTCTCGCGGTTGGAATCTTTGCCAGTTCCATCAGCCGCGAAGTGATGAAGACGATGAACGCGACGCTGTTCATCAATCTCGCGCTGCTCGTTGGCTTGCCGTGGCTGGACCTGGGACTGACGCATTGGGACGACACAAAATTCAAACCGATCACGAGCGTCCTCAGTCCAGGATTTCTTTTCGAACATGCGGGGGATTTGAAAGGAAGTTTTTGGTCGTATCTTGGATTGCAAAATTTATTGGCATGGATCTTTTTGGCAGCGGCAGCGATTTGCATTCCACGGGCGTGGCAGGAAAAAACCGCTTCTGCGAAAGGGCCGCGCCGATCCATGATTCAATGGTGGCGCTACGGCGGACGCAAGGCGCGGTTGGCATTCCGTCGCAAAACGCTTTCGCGGGATTCTATTTTATGGCTTGCGTTGCGCGACCTCTGGATGGCGCGGCTGATCTGGCTGGCGGTGCTGATCGCGGCCCTTTGGATGGGCATGGACTTATATATATGGGATTCCCAGAAAGCTTATAACGCATTGTCATCCGCCCACGCGCTGCTCGTGGTCGTCATAATGCTATGGGTCGCATCGCAAGCCTGCCGCTTTTTTGTGGAGAGCAGCCGCAACGGCGCGCTGGAATTGATTCTGGTCACGCCAGTGAAGCCCCGCCAAATCGTTTTCGCCCAATGGAAAGCCATCTGCCGAAATTTCTGGCTGCCCGTGCTCGTGATTCTGGCGATGCAAGTTGTGAGTCTGGTTCATGAAATTTCAAATGCCCGGCATTTGTTAACGCCCCCATCCACGCCATTGGACACGTACTGGATCATCAGTGGTATTTGCGGCCTTGTAACCCTTGCGGGCGATTTCCTCGCCATGGCCTGGTTCGGCATGTGGATGGGCGTGACTTCGCGCAAAGCCTCCATGGCGATATTGAAGACGGTTTGTTTCGTTGTCGTTTTGCCATATTTGATCCAGATGTTTATCATGGTATTTGGAATGATGTCAGCGGGCCGGGCCAGATTGCCCTTTTGGATCGGCGTGGTATTCGCCGGGATCTTTGAATTGGTGAAAAATATTTTCCTCATCTGGTGGGCGCGTAATCAACTGTTGACCCGTTTTGCCGAACGAGTGGCGCGGGGAAACGAAACCATGATTCATCGTCCGCAGCTGTCTTCGAGAACGGCGCCCATTACCGTGGCGCCGCCCATCATCACGTGA
- a CDS encoding ABC transporter permease subunit produces MVFLPIVERELSLATRRKGTYRVRLWTTSFALALSFLFLVGNEISGSASPGMGRALFSILTFYAFGLSLLAGVFLASDCISQEKREGTLGLLFLTDLKSYDIVSGKFITVGLNALYGLVAVLPVTGLPLLLGGVTGAEFWRMALALVNALFFSLTMGMLVSACSRKANRAAANTTSLLILATVGLPLLGLLLSVLPISRTWVYAISFSPYFPFACALGHTNLFSYGACLASSNLFAWGMLAVTTWLVPRVWQDRPVKERRAKFITVSRSAGASARRNIQRAHLLDQSPLVWLAAREGGVRWRIWAIAVVAAVFAFSLFYMKADEAVLRGSLFFFLALAFVLKVFAATEACRFFADARRNGSLELILSTPLTARDIIRGQWLAFRRVMLGPVLVFCGAYLFVLILQMTDTRSVAGFMRIGTGFSNGNLFNGAIPASFINAVLMGYKLLILVADIFAIGWLGMWMGLTTKKPAFAPAWTILFGAIFPVMLFCIPNVFFDLFFILLGRERLTKEFRETAIPGYRTNRQSLVPLPNVPPVIRS; encoded by the coding sequence ATGGTATTTCTGCCCATTGTAGAAAGGGAATTGAGCCTCGCCACCCGCCGCAAGGGAACATACCGCGTGCGGCTGTGGACGACTTCCTTCGCGCTCGCGCTGAGTTTTTTGTTTTTGGTGGGCAATGAAATCTCGGGGTCGGCTTCGCCCGGGATGGGACGGGCGCTTTTTTCCATTCTGACATTTTACGCATTTGGACTGTCGCTGCTCGCGGGAGTTTTTTTGGCGTCCGATTGCATCAGTCAGGAAAAACGCGAAGGCACACTCGGACTGTTGTTTCTCACCGACTTGAAAAGTTATGACATCGTCTCGGGAAAATTCATCACCGTCGGACTCAACGCCCTGTACGGCTTGGTCGCGGTGCTGCCGGTGACCGGGCTGCCGCTGTTGCTTGGCGGCGTGACTGGCGCGGAATTTTGGCGTATGGCCCTCGCGCTGGTGAACGCGTTATTTTTCTCACTGACAATGGGCATGCTGGTTTCGGCGTGCTCACGCAAGGCTAATCGCGCGGCGGCGAATACCACGAGCCTGCTGATTCTGGCAACGGTCGGTTTGCCATTGCTGGGTTTGTTGTTATCAGTTTTGCCCATTTCGCGGACATGGGTTTACGCGATTTCCTTCAGCCCCTACTTTCCTTTCGCCTGCGCGCTGGGACATACGAATTTATTTTCTTACGGCGCGTGTCTGGCGAGTTCGAATTTATTTGCGTGGGGCATGCTCGCGGTTACGACGTGGCTGGTGCCGCGGGTGTGGCAGGACAGGCCGGTCAAAGAGCGCAGGGCGAAATTCATTACTGTGTCACGCAGCGCAGGAGCGAGTGCGCGGCGAAACATCCAGCGCGCGCATTTGCTCGATCAAAGTCCTCTGGTTTGGCTGGCGGCGAGAGAGGGAGGGGTTCGCTGGCGGATTTGGGCGATTGCTGTAGTTGCAGCCGTGTTCGCATTTTCTCTTTTCTATATGAAGGCGGACGAGGCAGTCCTTCGAGGCTCGCTTTTCTTTTTTTTGGCGCTCGCTTTTGTATTGAAAGTCTTCGCAGCTACCGAGGCATGCCGTTTTTTTGCGGATGCCCGGCGCAATGGTTCACTGGAATTGATCCTGAGCACGCCCTTGACAGCCCGTGATATCATCCGCGGACAATGGCTTGCGTTTCGGCGGGTCATGCTGGGGCCCGTGTTGGTTTTTTGCGGCGCTTATTTGTTCGTTCTGATATTGCAGATGACTGATACCCGGAGTGTAGCGGGATTCATGAGAATCGGCACGGGATTCTCGAACGGCAATTTGTTCAATGGAGCCATTCCCGCGTCATTTATCAATGCGGTCCTCATGGGATACAAACTTTTGATATTGGTGGCGGATATTTTCGCAATTGGATGGCTGGGAATGTGGATGGGATTGACGACCAAAAAACCGGCCTTCGCGCCGGCCTGGACGATCCTGTTCGGCGCCATTTTTCCGGTAATGCTGTTCTGCATACCGAATGTCTTCTTCGATCTCTTTTTTATTTTGCTGGGGCGCGAAAGATTAACGAAGGAATTTCGCGAGACGGCGATTCCGGGGTATCGCACCAACCGGCAATCACTCGTGCCTTTGCCGAATGTCCCGCCGGTCATCCGAAGCTGA
- a CDS encoding ABC transporter ATP-binding protein: MNAAASAPPLPAVHTIGLSRTYGSMTALSSLDLTVNRGDLFGFIGSNGAGKTTTLRILATFLAPSSGQAKVLGHDVVNDADAVRHVIGYMPDFFGVYKDMEVTEYLDFFGACYKIPTAQREKTVNDVLELVGLSEKKGALIGALSRGMQQRLGLARVLIHDPQLLLLDEPASGLDPRARIEMMAILQELQRLGKTIIISSHILSELQTLCNRVAIIEKGKLIYSGPVQGVRDQMAAGLIVWVKVAAETDRAVELLKTRPEVAEVTPVDGRIKVMMVNHDTDHSFVADMLIRAGLRLTALQEDELGLEEVFLRVTRGETQ, translated from the coding sequence ATGAACGCTGCTGCCTCTGCCCCTCCGTTGCCCGCTGTGCACACCATTGGCCTCTCGCGCACCTACGGCTCCATGACCGCGCTCAGTTCGCTCGACCTGACCGTCAATCGCGGCGATCTCTTCGGTTTCATTGGTTCCAATGGCGCGGGCAAGACCACCACGCTTCGCATCCTCGCCACCTTTCTGGCGCCGTCGTCGGGCCAGGCCAAAGTCCTTGGCCATGATGTCGTCAATGACGCCGACGCCGTCCGTCATGTCATCGGTTATATGCCCGATTTTTTTGGCGTGTATAAAGACATGGAGGTCACGGAATATCTGGATTTCTTCGGCGCGTGTTACAAAATTCCGACGGCGCAACGCGAGAAGACGGTCAACGACGTGCTTGAACTGGTTGGCCTCAGCGAAAAAAAAGGCGCATTGATCGGCGCTTTGAGCCGCGGCATGCAGCAACGCCTGGGATTGGCGCGCGTATTGATTCACGATCCGCAACTGCTCTTGCTGGATGAGCCGGCAAGCGGTCTCGACCCGCGCGCGCGCATTGAAATGATGGCGATTCTTCAGGAACTCCAGCGCCTCGGAAAAACGATCATCATTTCATCGCACATTCTCAGTGAGTTGCAGACGTTGTGCAATCGCGTCGCCATCATCGAAAAGGGCAAATTGATTTACAGCGGTCCGGTGCAAGGCGTTCGCGATCAGATGGCGGCGGGTTTGATTGTCTGGGTGAAAGTCGCCGCCGAAACTGATCGGGCCGTGGAATTATTGAAGACCCGCCCCGAAGTTGCCGAAGTCACGCCGGTGGATGGCCGCATCAAAGTCATGATGGTGAATCATGACACTGACCATAGCTTTGTCGCCGACATGCTGATTCGCGCGGGGCTGCGCCTTACCGCGTTGCAGGAAGACGAGCTAGGCCTTGAGGAAGTTTTCCTGCGCGTCACGCGCGGCGAAACTCAGTGA
- a CDS encoding ABC transporter permease subunit, giving the protein MTFLPIVERELRLASRRRFTYFSRTIAALIAIGLGMFVYNDSPGSTGPEQQGRNIFQTLSWLAFIYAFCAGTATADCISEEKREGTLGLLFLTDLKGYDVVIGKLFATSLNRFYGLVSIFPVLAIPLLMGGVTQGEFWRTALVLANTCLFSLCAGMFVSSISKYPRKAMSATLVLLGIFAFGFPLFQGWTSRGNAWPRLNHFFEIGTPDSAMVYAPDIVYKTSKDDFWLSVAITQGTCWLMLALASFIVPRSWQDKAASSRKNSLGVNDLNGAERHAVRTQQLDSNAFSWLAGRGRFKHALIWLVLIGYAGLWLWGAAAGGRDWTSVYGFFLTAVVLNTTLKIWVTSEAGYRLGQDRKSGALELLLSTTLTVPDILRGQMLALRRQFLWPVITILVTEGLLLLAGIQQESPGADETVGSVCYAIGITVMLFADLYAMSAMAMWVSLTTKNPNRTTGIVLRWMLLFPWVLIIISLLIFSQVGRSEEWLLFLVIYMVVGLGVDLKMGFESWGKLHDEFRTRAVQRYTPPVSIWSRLRGDVPETVEPASLPPE; this is encoded by the coding sequence ATGACGTTTCTGCCCATCGTCGAGCGCGAATTGCGACTCGCCTCCCGCCGGCGATTCACTTACTTTTCGCGCACAATCGCCGCGCTGATCGCCATCGGCCTAGGGATGTTCGTGTATAACGATTCGCCGGGCTCGACCGGGCCGGAGCAGCAAGGGAGAAATATTTTTCAAACGCTTTCCTGGCTGGCGTTCATTTATGCGTTTTGCGCGGGCACGGCCACGGCCGATTGCATCAGCGAGGAAAAACGCGAAGGCACGCTGGGCTTGCTATTTCTTACGGACTTGAAGGGTTACGACGTGGTCATCGGCAAATTGTTTGCGACTTCGCTCAACCGTTTCTATGGTTTGGTTTCAATCTTTCCGGTGCTGGCGATTCCGCTTTTGATGGGCGGCGTGACGCAAGGCGAATTTTGGCGCACGGCGCTGGTACTGGCGAACACCTGCCTGTTTTCGCTTTGCGCCGGAATGTTCGTTTCTTCCATCAGCAAATATCCGCGGAAGGCGATGAGCGCGACGCTGGTGCTGCTGGGAATATTCGCTTTTGGTTTTCCATTGTTTCAAGGATGGACCAGTCGTGGCAACGCCTGGCCAAGACTCAATCATTTTTTCGAGATCGGCACACCGGATTCCGCGATGGTTTATGCGCCGGATATAGTCTATAAAACGAGCAAGGACGATTTTTGGCTGTCCGTCGCCATTACGCAAGGAACGTGCTGGCTGATGCTGGCGTTGGCAAGTTTCATCGTGCCGCGCTCATGGCAGGACAAAGCCGCCAGCTCGCGCAAAAATTCCCTTGGCGTCAACGACCTCAACGGCGCCGAGCGACACGCGGTGCGCACACAACAGTTGGATAGCAACGCGTTTTCCTGGCTGGCGGGGCGGGGGCGATTCAAGCACGCGCTGATCTGGCTGGTGTTGATCGGCTACGCGGGTCTCTGGCTGTGGGGCGCGGCAGCGGGCGGGCGTGATTGGACCAGCGTCTATGGTTTTTTTCTGACAGCGGTCGTCTTGAATACGACGCTCAAAATCTGGGTGACGTCCGAAGCGGGATACCGGCTGGGACAAGACCGTAAAAGTGGCGCGCTCGAATTGCTGCTTTCGACCACGCTCACCGTGCCGGATATTTTGCGCGGACAAATGCTCGCGTTGCGGCGGCAGTTTCTCTGGCCGGTGATAACGATTCTCGTGACCGAAGGATTGTTGCTGCTGGCAGGCATTCAGCAGGAATCACCGGGTGCAGACGAAACCGTGGGCTCGGTGTGTTACGCCATTGGAATCACGGTAATGCTTTTCGCGGATTTGTACGCGATGAGCGCGATGGCCATGTGGGTGAGCCTCACGACAAAAAATCCCAATCGCACGACAGGCATCGTGTTACGATGGATGCTCCTTTTCCCTTGGGTATTGATCATCATTTCTTTGCTTATATTTTCACAAGTTGGCAGAAGTGAAGAATGGCTTTTATTTTTGGTGATTTATATGGTCGTCGGATTAGGGGTGGATTTAAAAATGGGATTTGAATCGTGGGGGAAATTACACGATGAATTTCGCACGCGCGCGGTGCAGCGCTACACGCCGCCGGTTTCGATTTGGAGCCGCTTGCGCGGTGACGTTCCTGAAACCGTTGAGCCGGCCAGTCTGCCTCCCGAATGA